One segment of Bombus pascuorum chromosome 6, iyBomPasc1.1, whole genome shotgun sequence DNA contains the following:
- the LOC132908066 gene encoding uncharacterized protein LOC132908066, whose product MNRQQLGLLFVSTLIVIVSAFSRNINAQELASRLENRNVISAEQTKLTAKDFLYVVNNTITTVPCILTNMSISVTVPYTMKNKTDSTKTLTVPNNATVDGHCSSVISEMKLIWKEENTDKENNTIKFIFINDHENFSLFSVGLNISLKEGNSINSSGDWFNGTSDIDLHLFSAPVTNGFYNCKRKEVVKVDNATISIENVSLIAFHKNGDISTSEEEQCSTENNKTRTFPYVSRDENSRRICTLARMSISLKIPYRKKNTQNDTAIIEVPTTLKVSGKCDSSRGLSTMMLTWDPEVSKTELTFENKKTNEIAFYIQRDKIDSHVALITAEIFVDNTHFKDAQNAGDFIQILAPFKDLFSATVENGIHSCPEKTFSTIADVTVTIRNVLLVAFDAEQDFALKQVTDCRSTYFERDFTYIVRRNDTGVPCTLAKMSISATVLYKQNNRTLNVPSIAVVSGNCDNKSSEMTLSWSESEKNDTMNKITFYIGRNETNFFVYQATATVYYDKNDIKTAIQGKSYIMHNLFSASGINGLYNCTSLIHEIKLDDIHLNITNVTFIAFNTEEYLNPKKVTECSTNSGGDVTTTESPIPPVVGYPYVVRNKKNVPCIAANMTISIKVPYAMKSTPKTNQTTLIVPIGNEVNVNGTCENEKSTMNLIWINNSEANSQDEYKENTVTINFSRGSSNYFIRSMNLSIYLDEHNFPGANATGTYINVKTEKLDIFSTPLNNVYKCSDKISVNAQNVVVTISKVSLIAFNEAAHITSKSVNCANHEETDNNTGAIVGGIIGGIILIAIIGYLGVMYRRKRGYGV is encoded by the exons atgaatcgACAACAATTGGgattattatttgtatctaCTTTAATCGTTATCG TTTCAGCGTTCTCTCGGAACATTAATGCACAAGAATTAGCATCGAgattagaaaatagaaatgtgATAAGTGCCGAGCAAACGAAACTAACAGCAAAGGATTTTTTGTACGTCGTAAATAACACGATAACAACAGTGCCGTGTATTTTGACAAATATGTCAATTTCCGTTACGGTCCCGTATACAATGAAGAATAAGAcg gACAGCACTAAAACCTTAACTGTTCCAAACAACGCTACGGTCGATGGTCATTGTTCATCTGTAATATCAGAAATGAAACTAAtttggaaagaagaaaacactgacaaagaaaacaacacaattaaatttatatttatcaacgATCACGAAAATTTCTCGCTTTTTTCTGTCGGTCTCAATATATCCCTAAAGGAAGgtaattctattaattcatCGG GCGATTGGTTTAACGGAACATCAGATATCGATCTTCATTTATTCTCTGCACCCGTTACGAATGGATTTTATAActgcaaaagaaaagaggtAGTAAAAGTTGATAACGCAACAATAAGTATAGAAAACGTTTCCTTAATCGCATTCCATAAGAACGGCGATATTTCTACGTCCGAAG AAGAGCAATGCTCCACCGAAAACAACAAAACTCGAACGTTTCCTTACGTTTCAAGGGATGAAAACAGCAGACGCATATGTACATTAGCAAGAATGTCAATTTCTTTAAAGATACCatacagaaagaaaaatacgcaA AACGATACTGCGATTATAGAAGTTCCAACCACACTTAAAGTTTCCGGAAAGTGCGACTCTTCAAGGGGACTTTCTACTATGATGTTAACCTGGGACCCAGAAGTGTCGAAAACTGAATtgacatttgaaaataaaaaaacaaatgaaattgcattttatataCAGAGAGACAAAATAGACAGCCACGTTGCTCTGATTACTGCTGAGATTTTCGTAGATAACACACATTTTAAGGATGCTCAGA ACGCAGGTGATTTCATTCAGATACTTGCGCCATTTAAGGATCTCTTTTCCGCAACCGTCGAAAATGGAATCCATAGCTGCCCTGAAAAAACATTTAGCACGATAGCAGATGTTACCGTAACCATACGCAACGTTCTCTTGGTCGCCTTCGATGCCGAACAAGATTTCGCATTGAAACaag TAACCGACTGTAGAAGTACATATTTTGAACGTGACTTCACGTATATTGTACGGCGAAATGATACTGGTGTACCTTGCACCTTGGCAAAAATGTCGATTAGTGCAACAGTACTGTACAAACAA aataaTAGAACACTAAACGTCCCATCTATAGCTGTTGTTAGCGGTAATTGCGATAATAAATCTTCTGAAATGACACTAAGCTGGTCAGAATCAGAAAAAAATGATAcgatgaataaaattacattttatattggTAGAAATGAGActaatttcttcgtttatcaAGCAACGGCCACCGTgtattatgataaaaatg atatAAAAACAGCTATACAAGGGAAGTCATATATTATGCATAATCTGTTTTCGGCATCCGGGATTAACGGACTTTATAATTGCACAAGTCTTATACACGAAATAAAGCTCGACGATATCCACTTAAACATAACCAATGTTACATTTATCGCATTCAACACCGAAGAATACCTTAACCCGAAAAaag TGACAGAGTGTTCTACCAATTCAGGCGGAGATGTAACTACAACTGAATCACCTATACCTCCTGTAGTAGGCTATCCTTACGTCgtgagaaataagaaaaatgtaccTTGCATCGCAGCTAATATGACGATTTCTATAAAAGTACCTTACGCGATGAAAAGTACACCTAAA ACGAACCAAACGACTTTGATAGTACCGATTGGAAACGAAGTAAATGTAAATGGCACGTGCGAGAATGAAAAATCtacaatgaatttaatttgGATTAACAATTCAGAAGCTAATTCCCAGGACgaatacaaagaaaatacggttacgattaatttttccagAGGCAgttcaaattatttcattcggTCTATGAATTTGTCTATTTACTTAGATGAACATAATTTTCCTGGAGCTAACG CTACCggtacatatataaatgtcAAAACGGAAAAACTCGACATATTCTCCACTCCTCTAAACAATGTGTACAAATGCTCCGATAAAATTTCGGTGAATGCTCAAAATGTCGTCGTAACTATCAGTAAAGTTTCTTTGATCGCGTTCAATGAGGCGGCGCATATTACTTCGAAATCAG TGAATTGTGCCAATCATGAGGAAACTGATAATAATACTGGAGCCATAGTAGGTGGTATTATCGGAGGTATTATTCTCATCGCTATAATTGGATATCTAGGTGTGATGTACAGGAGAAAAAGAGGATACGGTGTTTGA
- the LOC132908456 gene encoding uncharacterized protein LOC132908456 → MLVASICREVHFTVLSSTTMASRVPRCLFGKPNSRETVEMLHEALDAERSKFAKRWGVDPRSEDKENNYQRKHNDKYEQSPKKRSNPYSRQTSMHDYWRARKVCEVNKKPLASSVDASKQQNEASKTSKTSKTMKSSKKAAQN, encoded by the exons ATGCTGGTAGCTTCGATTTGTCGCGAAGTTCACTTCACAGTGTTGTCCAGTACTACGATGGCTTCGCGCGTACCACGTTGCCTGTTCGGCAAGCCGAATTCAAGGGAAACCGTGGAAATGCTGCACGAGGCGCTCGATGCGGAGAGAAGCAAATTTGCGAAACGATGGGGCGTCGATCCGCGATCCGAAGACAAGGAGAACAACTACCAGAGAAAACACAACGACAAGTACGAACAATCACCGAAAAAACGGAGCAATCCGTACTCTAGACAAACCAGCATGCACG ATTATTGGCGAGCTCGGAAGGTATGCGAGGTGAATAAGAAGCCTCTTGCTTCATCGGTAGATGCCTCGAAGCAACAAAACGAAGCGTCGAAGACGTCGAAGACGTCGAAGACGATGAAATCATCGAAAAAGGCGGCACAAAACTGA